The Anas platyrhynchos isolate ZD024472 breed Pekin duck chromosome 1, IASCAAS_PekinDuck_T2T, whole genome shotgun sequence genomic sequence GTCTCTGTAGGCCTAGCAAAGCAGGGCTTTTTCTACTGGGCATGAGGGGATTTTTGTCCTGAGAGGCTCCAGACAATGATGCCAGCTCAGGTGCTGCTAAATATGTTCACTGGAGTTCCACAACTTGCTTGGGAAATATTTGTTGGTGCAAAACCCAAAACCACTGTCATGTAACAACACTATCCAGTAACCCCAGGCCAGTCCAGTACCCTCCCTTTTTTGTACTAGAGAGACCACAGCATAacacatataaataaaatgaaccTCTTACCTTTGAAGCCACAGTATTTTAGTTACATACGACTAGCAGAAGGGCTAGTGGATCTGGCTCTATAAATAAAAGGATGTTCCCCTCTCCCAGCACATTAGTGGTACCAGCTTTGGCAATAaatcacagagaaaacagaagttttgaCAAGTTCTACCACACATAGGAAATGGGACTGATAGCCCTCCAAAGCTTTTGGGGAGATcattttctgtgtgtatgtggtggtggtggttttgtgtgttttcaagCACATATTTTTATGGATAACACAAAGTCAAATGAGAACCTCTTTGGTGTAGGAgatatttgaattaattttgtaCATCTGTAGGCAACTTCcaaaaaaacagacattaagtattgggaaaaaaaaagaaaaataataaataaataaataaataaataaatcacagcttttcttttccccacaaTTGAAGATAACTACATACTAGATCTAATTGCTCTCGGAGATTCTAGTTTATatcattttgatttgtttcagGTGAAAGTTAAATGTTTGACATGATCAGGACTCTTTTGGGTGTGGAATCTCCATTCACAGAGATATTCCAAAGCCCTCtaggacatggtcctgggcaactgGCTGTTGGAGACCCTGCCTAAGCAGGGGAGGTTGgagcagatgacctccagaggtcccttccagcctcagccattctgtgattctgtgaaagctaCGTAAGTTGCACATTCAAGTGACCAACAATCTATAGCTACTATGGAAAACGCCACTTTTGTCCTGTTTCCATCATCCATTAGCTCACAACTCCCCTTTCAAGTGGTCCGTTGGTCAAAGAGGTAACTCTGAATGCTATTCTCTACCTCTGTGGTGGGACTCGGCAGCAGCTCTGTAACTCGAGGTGTGAAAGGACAGGAACACTTATTAAAGGTTTCCACTACAGAACAAGAGCTCTCACTTTTTGCAGCTTGAAATAAACCTAACTTGCAACAAAGAAGCAAGTGCAACCACAGCATGGTTTGAGCAGGAAAAGCCTCACAGGGGGGCTAGTAAAGAATGGGtggggagaaggaggtggtTCTGTCACCAGAAAAAGCACTGCCACTCAATTTTTTCCACTGACAGTCAACCCCACCATGACGCCCCAATAAGCGAGCACAAGAACTGACCACTGAGTGACAGTATATAAGCTCTGTGAAAGGGGGCTCACGATAACCACTTTCTTCTCTGCCTTGACAAAGAAGCCACCAGCAATGAAGCTCCATACTGCAGCTATCCTGGTCATCTTCTGGCTTGGTGTCTTCACCATGCACACAGCAAAAGGTAAGTTTACAGCCTAAGAGGAAGACAGGAATTGCTCCACGCTGTACTAGTGGGCTGTCCCATTCAGGCAGGATTCATTCTCAGAGCTGATTCATAAGGTAACACTTGCAAGAAACCAAGATTAGAACTACAAGAGAGGCAGCTATAGCATGAGGGAATTTATGGGAGATCTCATCTGATGTCTTACCAATTAGTGCTTGGCTTCTGCCTTAACACAAGGAGAATTTCTATGCCTTAGTACTCTCACAGGGGTTTTGTGCCTTATTATCTCTCAAAACTGTTAAAGCTTGAAGATGCGACATCTTTTAATCTCACTGCTGCTATATGCATTAATAACATTTTCATACATTATTTCTTGAAATAGCTTcagatttattcttttcctttaaataggcatactacttttctttttttttaatgtccttctGAAACCATAAAGCCTTTACCaactgaacatccccagctatTATAAGTTCTTCCTGCTCTGTACCGCATATTACCTACGCGCTTGTTTCTAGACAAATATTTTGGATATAGACAGGCAAACTAAGAACAAAAAGTGTAAAGGAAAGCAAGGGATCTATACAaggttttctctcttctcctgaTTTCATACAATTTAATATCTTGTTTAAGAACATTAATGAGCACTGAAATGAACCATGTTTGTTAGCCACGTTTCTAGAGGGGTTGTATTATAGTGACGTTTATGACTTTCGGATTAAGCCACGCACATCTTGTAGAAGACCTACATGTAGAACATCCACACAAACGCAGACACTTACAGTCAGCTTTATGCAAACAAGCTGATAAAAATCACGGAGAACACTCATATGCAAGCCATACGCAAACCCACAAAAACATGCAGATATAAACACCCAGAAAAGGCATCTTCACAAAACCGCACCAAAACCAAATTAAGACCTGCTAAGCATTCACAAGATTATGTAGCTACATGCTGAGTACTTTGCCTTAGTGCCCCTAGAGCTGGATCATGCTATGTTCTCATAGATTGACTAGTGCGACTGCTGTCCATCTCAGCAACATGTGCCTTAGTACCACAGGCTGGCAGTTTGTACAGCCATGCTCCAGAATGCCTGATTTGTCATAAGTATTACCCAAGTCTGAAACATTACGCTGGGATGGTGTGCAAGGGATAGAAAAAGGATTAGAAGGAGGAATGACAAAGGATAGgagaagaatgggaaaaaagGGTAGTTATAGGTGCAGATTTTGTGCCAGGGAAAACTTTGGTCTTGTTCTCAGGTTTACAGAACCTCTGCTGGTATTCCTTGTGTGCATTTCCTGGAAATGGCTTAGTAGAAAAGAAATCCCATTTTCTGGGATACTAAGAACTGTTTGACTATCTTTGAACTCTTTAACATCGCATTTTGAAAAGACAGTTTTGAGCGATGCAGTACTTACACTGAGTCTCAAGAAAATATATTGTATCGCACATGACTAATACGAGTTCAGAAGAGATACTCCTTCAGGCAATGAAAATCCCAAGAATTAGCAGCTCTGCCAGTACCCATGCACTGGCCATGCCACAGCTTCTCCAGAGGCTGAAGCGCATTTACTTCAGCTATCGCAACTGcttcaaacaaagaaaaactctCAGATAATGAGATTACGTGAAGCAGGTTTTATACTTAGCAAATTGTACCTGAACAGCTCTTGGACTACAAGGCACTTTCTCTATAAATTCCTCTAAAATAAACCTCAGAATACAGCAGCATTCTGTTTGTCCTCATCGCGCCTTTCCAAACCTATCTTTGAAGGGTGGGGGAAAACCAGAAATTATCAAGCAAAGGCTTCCagtaatatatacatacactcCATCTCACTTTAATGAGCTGccatttttcattattactaTGCAACATGACAGTTGCACAAAGAATTCTATATTGATGCTGCCTCCTTATTAATTTCCATTGCCTTTCCTTGAAACATTATTAAATGATGGAGAAAATATAGGATTAGGTAGCACTCCACCACCCATAAAATTCAACTTGTAGCAAGAGTAAGCAAATCctaagcattctgccagttaaATCTATATTTCAagtagttttgttgttgttgttgttggggtTTTTTAGGCTAGTTTTGGATGCCCGATATGAGACAAGTAGCTttgccttccttcccttcttgcGGAAAGTAGGGGCAATTATATTGATCCACAGTTAGATAACATTTTGAAATCTATCTAGTAAAGGTGCGTTACTCCATATGGGCACTTATATGCAGACGATACAGACCTAATCATGATGATATCAATAAAACTTCAAAGATAGTCTCACAAACACACCTTGAGCTCTTTTGTATAATTAGTATTCTGGCTGCACATCTCATGAGACACCCCAGTTCTAACCATAGCTGGAAATCATCTGGAATTTGTAATTTAAATGTAGTTTTTATGGTTAAATGTGAATATAGTACTGACCACCTTTGTCTCCGTCTACTTTTCCCCTTGCAGGAAGCATTGGAAGTCAACCAATGCGCAAATTTTCTTGTGTGACTCTATCTACACAGAAACTGGACATCAGACAGCTTGTCAACTATGAAAAGCAACAAGTTCCCTTAAATGCTGTCATGTAAGTATTTGGTGCGGTGTCCACTTTCAGACTTATCTATGCAACCAAGCTACCATCAAAAGGGAAATGGCATCAGAAGACACTTCAAAGCCCAACTTGCTAAATCAGGCTAGTTCAGATCACCCTTCCAGTTCCTGCATGAAACAGTAAATCAGCAACTGAGGAGGTGAGGGAGACAAAAGGGAGATCCTGAAGAGCCTGAACAACATGTTGCTCATGAGTGCTGGTAGAAGTTTCACTAAACAGCTACATCTTTCTGCCCAGAAAGTTGAAGAAATCTCAGTGAGGGGGTAGGGTAAAGCCAGAAGCCCAGTACACTGAGCCAAGGGGAAAGATCATATGAAAGAGTTTGCGTTAACTATGACTTCTGCTAGGAGACGTTTGGTCTCTTGATCTCACAAGCACATGCTTTTTAATCAAATCTGGGACCTGCTCCTTTTTCTTAATTGAATATCaccatatatgcatatatgctACATACATACCTATGCCACAGATACGGAACTGATGTTACTAAGCACTTACTAAGCACCAAGTAACTACTACAAACTCAAGCATGTGATATGGTTTTACCATACAGATCCTCATGCTCTGCATAAAAGTAGAACTTTGAGCCTGGCTTTGTAGACCAGAATTTAAT encodes the following:
- the LOC101802825 gene encoding lymphotactin; translated protein: MKLHTAAILVIFWLGVFTMHTAKGSIGSQPMRKFSCVTLSTQKLDIRQLVNYEKQQVPLNAVMFITAKGIKICVHPDQKWVQVAMKRIDQKRTAKKK